One region of Natronorubrum aibiense genomic DNA includes:
- a CDS encoding methionine adenosyltransferase, with protein MSERNIRVEPIDRQAVEDQEVEIVERKGIGHPDSISDGVAEAVAGALAREYLDRIGKVLHFNTDETQLVAGEAAPAFGGGEVVDPIYLLIVGRATKHYNGQTFPAETIALRAAREYLESEIPQLTVGEDIVVDVRLGEGSGDLQDVFGEDEVSVPMANDTSFGVGHAPLTETEQIVLESERRLNGEFAEENPYVGTDIKIMGKREGDEIDVTVAAAMVDEHIADLDAYAEAVESVREFVAEVASEHTDRDVNVHVNTADDYEEGSIYLTVTGTSAEQGDDGSVGRGNRANGLITPNRSMSMEATSGKNPVNHIGKIYNLLSTEIAEEVVSEVDGIRDLRVRLLSQIGRPIDQPHVADVHVVTEGGVELSDVEADIEAIVDAELANVTDITRRVIDGELTTF; from the coding sequence ATGAGCGAGCGGAACATCCGGGTCGAGCCAATCGACCGACAGGCAGTCGAAGACCAGGAAGTAGAGATCGTCGAGCGAAAAGGGATCGGCCACCCCGACTCGATCAGCGACGGAGTCGCCGAGGCCGTCGCCGGCGCGCTGGCCCGCGAGTATCTCGACCGCATCGGCAAAGTGCTCCACTTCAACACTGACGAGACCCAGCTCGTCGCAGGCGAAGCTGCACCCGCCTTCGGCGGCGGCGAGGTCGTCGATCCCATCTATCTGCTGATCGTCGGTCGCGCGACCAAACACTATAACGGCCAGACCTTCCCCGCCGAAACCATCGCGCTGCGGGCCGCCCGCGAGTACCTCGAGTCCGAGATCCCACAGCTCACCGTCGGCGAGGATATCGTCGTCGACGTCAGACTCGGCGAAGGCAGTGGCGACCTGCAGGACGTTTTCGGCGAGGACGAAGTGAGCGTCCCGATGGCCAACGACACGAGTTTCGGCGTCGGTCACGCCCCACTGACGGAAACCGAACAGATCGTCCTCGAATCCGAGCGCCGACTCAACGGCGAGTTTGCCGAGGAGAATCCATACGTCGGAACGGATATCAAAATCATGGGCAAACGCGAGGGAGACGAGATCGACGTCACCGTCGCGGCGGCGATGGTCGACGAACACATCGCCGACTTAGACGCGTACGCCGAGGCCGTCGAGTCAGTCCGCGAGTTCGTCGCCGAGGTGGCGAGCGAACACACCGACCGCGACGTCAACGTCCACGTCAACACGGCCGACGACTACGAGGAGGGCTCGATCTACCTGACCGTCACCGGCACCTCCGCCGAGCAGGGCGACGACGGCTCCGTCGGTCGGGGCAACCGCGCGAACGGCCTCATCACGCCCAACCGCTCGATGTCGATGGAAGCCACGAGCGGCAAGAATCCGGTCAACCACATTGGCAAGATCTACAACCTGCTCTCGACCGAAATCGCCGAGGAAGTCGTCAGCGAGGTCGACGGCATCCGTGACCTGCGCGTTCGCCTGCTCAGCCAGATCGGTCGTCCGATCGACCAGCCCCACGTCGCCGACGTCCACGTCGTCACCGAAGGGGGCGTCGAACTCAGTGACGTCGAAGCCGACATCGAAGCGATCGTCGACGCGGAACTCGCGAACGTCACCGACATCACCCGTCGCGTGATCGACGGCGAACTGACGACGTTCTGA
- a CDS encoding DUF4336 domain-containing protein gives MLEQRGDRFWTYEEPLRFLGLDIGRIMSVIRLSSGGLFVQSPAELTPELRAALDDLGDVRFVAPASKLHGHLYMEQYRATYPDAELLAAPGLPARRPDLGFDQLLGDTPDPRWAPDIDQVAIVGHRWLTELAYFHRPSRTVILGDVGFHIGEESPLTTRLVARALRVYKRVGPPLEFRLTIANEASFRRSIQDVLAWEFDRVVPGHGEIIETGGKRAVLEGYDWLL, from the coding sequence ATGCTCGAGCAACGGGGTGACAGATTTTGGACGTACGAAGAGCCGCTCCGATTTCTCGGCCTCGATATCGGCCGCATTATGTCCGTGATTCGACTCTCGAGCGGTGGGCTCTTCGTCCAGTCGCCGGCTGAACTGACTCCCGAACTGCGAGCGGCACTAGACGACCTCGGCGACGTTCGGTTCGTCGCGCCGGCGAGCAAACTCCACGGGCATCTCTACATGGAACAGTACCGGGCCACCTACCCCGACGCCGAACTGCTGGCTGCACCCGGACTCCCCGCACGGCGGCCCGACCTCGGGTTCGATCAGCTGTTGGGAGATACGCCCGACCCGCGGTGGGCTCCCGACATCGATCAGGTCGCGATCGTCGGCCACCGGTGGCTCACCGAACTCGCCTACTTCCATCGACCGAGTCGAACGGTGATCCTCGGCGACGTCGGCTTCCACATCGGCGAGGAGAGCCCGCTCACGACCCGGCTCGTGGCCCGCGCATTGCGAGTCTACAAACGGGTCGGGCCACCGCTCGAGTTCCGGCTCACGATCGCAAACGAGGCGTCGTTTCGCCGGTCGATTCAGGACGTCCTCGCGTGGGAGTTCGATCGGGTCGTTCCCGGTCACGGAGAAATAATCGAGACTGGGGGCAAACGAGCCGTCCTCGAAGGGTACGACTGGCTGCTCTAG
- a CDS encoding amphi-Trp domain-containing protein has protein sequence MPEEVLFKSESNQSREEIASYLRKVADNLDSGNAISLKAGSESVTLNPPARPTFEVKAEREGPAGNMTERSIEFELEWDENDGEEGSGSGQLEIE, from the coding sequence ATGCCTGAAGAAGTCCTGTTCAAATCAGAAAGCAATCAGAGTCGAGAAGAGATCGCATCGTACCTTCGGAAAGTCGCGGATAATCTCGACAGCGGAAACGCTATCAGCCTGAAAGCAGGCTCCGAGTCTGTAACGCTGAATCCCCCTGCCCGACCAACCTTCGAGGTCAAAGCTGAACGCGAAGGCCCGGCTGGCAATATGACTGAACGAAGTATCGAGTTCGAACTCGAATGGGACGAGAACGACGGTGAGGAGGGTAGCGGAAGTGGTCAGTTAGAAATCGAGTAG
- a CDS encoding MFS transporter — MSLPSASSNRIVLAVVASTFFVGFGGGVIFPILPNLGEVLGISAFMVGLILSANRFTRLVANAPAGVLIDRIGTRTPFIAGLAIEGVATFMYVVAIVSPLPELWFLLARILWGIGSALVFATAYTITADVSEADSRGTSMGIVRAGITFGFPAGLVLGGVVSDLWGNVEAFVLAASFAGLASIIAYLIVPETHVEGDQESVSPLDLETTLPALTIGLVNFGLYFAYIGVLFSTLVLLLGERSITVFGLDAQGSSGMLMAVTVLSGSVFTLGGGALSDSVGARVPVMLAFLVTSCVGFAVLAFGSRFEVLVLACILIGAGQGGVGGPLTALLADLTPEERVGRAMGTNNVLGDVGGGLGPLVSLPLIDVLGFEAIYAISAIVPLLAGVVLVVGIYAHTGRVSPSIGESIN, encoded by the coding sequence GTGTCCCTGCCATCAGCCAGTTCGAACCGGATCGTCCTCGCCGTCGTCGCGAGTACCTTCTTCGTCGGCTTCGGCGGCGGCGTTATCTTCCCGATCTTGCCGAATCTGGGCGAGGTGCTCGGTATCTCGGCGTTCATGGTCGGACTCATCCTGAGCGCGAACCGGTTTACCCGGCTCGTGGCCAACGCGCCAGCCGGCGTCCTAATCGACCGCATCGGCACTCGAACGCCGTTCATCGCCGGGTTAGCGATCGAGGGCGTCGCGACGTTCATGTACGTCGTCGCGATCGTCTCGCCGCTGCCCGAACTCTGGTTTCTGCTCGCCCGGATTCTCTGGGGGATCGGCAGCGCGCTCGTCTTTGCGACTGCGTACACGATCACGGCAGACGTCAGCGAGGCCGACTCTCGAGGGACCAGTATGGGCATCGTCCGTGCGGGCATCACCTTCGGATTCCCCGCCGGGCTCGTCCTCGGCGGCGTCGTGAGCGACCTCTGGGGGAACGTCGAGGCGTTCGTTCTCGCGGCTTCGTTCGCCGGTCTCGCGAGTATCATCGCCTATCTGATCGTCCCCGAAACCCACGTCGAGGGCGATCAAGAGTCGGTCAGTCCGTTGGATCTCGAGACGACGCTGCCCGCGCTGACGATCGGGCTCGTCAACTTCGGGCTCTACTTCGCGTACATCGGCGTGCTCTTTTCGACGCTCGTGCTTCTGCTCGGTGAGCGTTCGATCACCGTTTTCGGCCTCGACGCACAGGGCTCGTCGGGGATGTTGATGGCAGTGACGGTTCTCTCGGGGTCGGTGTTTACCCTCGGCGGCGGCGCGCTGAGCGACTCCGTTGGGGCACGCGTCCCCGTAATGCTCGCCTTTCTGGTGACCTCGTGTGTCGGCTTTGCCGTGTTAGCGTTCGGCTCGAGGTTCGAGGTGTTGGTCCTCGCGTGCATCCTGATCGGTGCCGGACAGGGCGGCGTCGGTGGCCCGCTGACGGCCCTGCTCGCTGATCTCACGCCCGAGGAACGCGTCGGCCGCGCGATGGGGACGAACAACGTCCTCGGCGACGTCGGCGGCGGTCTCGGGCCGCTCGTCTCGCTGCCGCTGATCGACGTCCTCGGCTTCGAGGCCATCTATGCGATCAGCGCCATCGTGCCGCTGCTCGCCGGCGTCGTTCTCGTCGTCGGCATCTACGCCCACACCGGGCGCGTGAGTCCGTCGATCGGCGAGTCAATCAACTGA
- a CDS encoding tRNA sulfurtransferase, which yields MHPPGADTVLLRHGDVNTKSNAVKRYMGELLVENIDALLEDRSIPGDVEQGWNRPLIHTTEAAVEDATAAATDAFGVVSASPALVVSTEKARIIEALVETAHEHYNGGTFAVDARRADKTLPYDSEDLARDAGSAIWDAVEGEFEPEVDLDDPDLTFGVEVRSEVAYIYLEHVSGPGGLPLGAQEPVIALISGGIDSPVAAYEMMRRGCPVIPAYVDLGAYGGIDHEARAMETVRKLSRHAPNFGMQVYKIPGGETVDLLVEEMNQGRMLSLRRFFYRAAETLAERVNANGIVTGEAVGQKSSQTVRNLGVTSRATRLPIHRPLLTWDKQDIVAEAREIGTFTDSTINAGCNRVAPDRVETNARLEPLLNAEPDDLLERAENAATNATLVEP from the coding sequence ATGCACCCGCCGGGAGCCGACACTGTCCTCCTCCGCCACGGGGACGTCAACACGAAGAGTAACGCGGTCAAGCGGTACATGGGGGAGTTGCTGGTCGAGAACATCGACGCGCTTCTCGAGGACCGCTCGATCCCCGGCGACGTCGAACAGGGCTGGAATCGGCCGCTCATTCATACGACCGAAGCCGCCGTCGAGGACGCGACCGCGGCCGCGACTGATGCGTTCGGAGTCGTCTCCGCGAGCCCCGCACTGGTCGTCAGCACCGAAAAAGCGCGAATCATCGAGGCGCTCGTCGAAACCGCTCACGAACACTACAACGGCGGGACGTTCGCCGTCGACGCGCGCCGAGCGGACAAGACGCTCCCCTACGACAGCGAGGACCTCGCTCGAGACGCCGGCAGCGCGATCTGGGACGCCGTCGAAGGCGAGTTCGAACCCGAGGTGGACCTCGACGACCCCGACCTCACCTTCGGCGTCGAAGTCAGATCCGAGGTCGCGTACATCTACCTCGAGCACGTCTCCGGGCCGGGTGGCCTGCCGCTTGGCGCACAGGAGCCGGTCATCGCGCTGATCAGCGGCGGCATCGACTCGCCCGTCGCAGCCTACGAGATGATGCGGCGTGGCTGTCCCGTCATCCCAGCATACGTCGATCTCGGGGCCTACGGCGGCATCGACCACGAAGCGCGCGCGATGGAAACCGTTCGGAAACTCTCGCGACACGCGCCCAACTTCGGCATGCAGGTCTACAAAATCCCCGGCGGCGAGACGGTCGATCTGCTGGTCGAAGAGATGAATCAGGGGCGGATGCTCTCGCTGCGGCGCTTTTTCTACCGGGCCGCCGAAACGCTCGCCGAGCGCGTCAACGCCAACGGGATCGTCACCGGCGAGGCGGTCGGCCAGAAGTCGAGCCAGACCGTCCGCAACCTCGGCGTTACCAGTCGGGCCACCCGGCTGCCGATCCACCGACCGCTGCTCACGTGGGACAAACAGGATATCGTCGCCGAGGCTCGCGAGATCGGCACGTTCACCGACTCGACGATCAACGCTGGCTGCAACCGCGTCGCCCCCGACCGCGTCGAAACCAACGCCCGCCTCGAGCCACTGTTGAACGCCGAGCCGGACGACCTGCTCGAGCGCGCTGAGAACGCGGCGACGAACGCAACACTGGTCGAGCCCTGA
- a CDS encoding DUF5804 family protein: MTRVCLIGTGGCNLQYELLSRETSREALATYELTRPFENSIALRTVSVGAAVSLLNDLNWYLTRFVDEALVQEPSVSDDEWLSRSLAEQLRNGTVEPAETAEFCKIYGLERVGDDDGENTPESAPTADDAAGADSSESEHERVSTRRLVEPLYVRRTGGELPEYDLRDVDETLVVRLTEAEHSP, encoded by the coding sequence GTGACGCGTGTCTGTCTCATCGGGACCGGCGGCTGCAATCTCCAGTACGAACTCCTCTCCCGGGAGACGTCCCGCGAGGCGCTCGCGACGTACGAGCTGACACGTCCCTTCGAGAATTCGATCGCCCTTCGGACGGTCAGCGTCGGCGCTGCCGTCTCGCTGCTGAACGACCTGAACTGGTATCTCACGCGATTTGTCGACGAGGCACTCGTTCAGGAGCCAAGCGTCAGCGACGACGAGTGGCTCTCGCGGTCGCTCGCCGAGCAGCTTCGAAACGGAACCGTCGAACCCGCCGAGACGGCCGAGTTCTGCAAGATCTATGGCCTCGAGCGCGTGGGCGATGACGACGGCGAGAACACACCGGAATCGGCACCGACGGCCGACGACGCAGCCGGAGCCGACTCGAGCGAGTCGGAACACGAGCGTGTATCGACCCGACGACTCGTCGAACCGCTGTACGTACGCCGAACCGGTGGCGAACTCCCCGAGTACGATCTCAGAGACGTCGACGAGACGCTCGTCGTGCGACTCACCGAAGCCGAACACTCGCCCTGA
- a CDS encoding PLP-dependent cysteine synthase family protein — protein MKGSILDTIGSPLVRVDSPDGVTVAAKIESFNPGGSAKDRPALEMIRAAERDGVIEPGDWLVEPTSGNTGIGLALVCAARGYDLTIVMPASKSKERRQIMAAYGADLELVDGDMTAARERADELEAEGATQLGQFENPANPEAHYKTTGEEIVEQVGDREIDAFVAGVGTGGTISGTGRRLREEFPDMDIIAVEPERNAVLSTGEAGDDDFQGMGPGFVSDNLDLDLIDRVETARLEDAEDECRRLAREEGVLVGQSSGATSLVSQRIARELADPDRTCPEIPGAFDDPTTPDADGGETADDCPLVVTVFWDSGERYLSTGLFD, from the coding sequence ATGAAGGGCAGCATTCTGGACACGATCGGCTCGCCGCTCGTCCGGGTCGATTCACCGGACGGCGTCACCGTCGCCGCAAAGATCGAATCCTTCAACCCCGGTGGCTCGGCGAAAGATCGGCCGGCCCTCGAGATGATCCGCGCGGCCGAACGCGACGGGGTGATCGAACCGGGCGACTGGCTCGTCGAACCGACCAGCGGCAACACGGGAATCGGCCTTGCGCTGGTCTGTGCCGCCCGCGGCTACGACCTGACGATCGTCATGCCAGCGAGCAAGTCCAAAGAGCGCCGGCAGATCATGGCCGCCTACGGAGCCGACCTCGAGTTGGTCGACGGCGACATGACGGCCGCCCGCGAGCGTGCCGACGAACTCGAGGCCGAGGGCGCGACCCAGCTCGGCCAGTTCGAGAACCCGGCGAACCCCGAGGCACATTACAAGACGACCGGTGAGGAGATCGTAGAGCAGGTCGGCGACCGCGAGATCGATGCCTTCGTCGCCGGTGTTGGCACCGGTGGGACGATCTCGGGAACCGGCCGCCGCCTCCGTGAGGAGTTTCCCGACATGGATATCATCGCCGTCGAACCCGAGCGCAACGCCGTCCTCTCGACGGGCGAGGCCGGCGACGACGACTTTCAGGGGATGGGTCCCGGTTTCGTCAGCGACAATCTGGATCTCGACCTGATCGACCGTGTCGAGACGGCTCGCCTCGAGGACGCCGAAGACGAGTGTCGCCGACTGGCCCGCGAGGAAGGGGTTCTGGTCGGCCAGTCGAGCGGCGCGACGAGTCTCGTCTCCCAGCGTATCGCCCGCGAACTCGCTGACCCTGACCGGACCTGTCCCGAAATCCCGGGTGCGTTCGACGATCCGACGACGCCGGACGCGGACGGCGGTGAGACGGCCGACGACTGTCCGCTCGTCGTGACTGTCTTCTGGGACAGCGGCGAACGGTATCTCTCGACCGGTCTGTTCGACTGA